A window of the Helianthus annuus cultivar XRQ/B chromosome 4, HanXRQr2.0-SUNRISE, whole genome shotgun sequence genome harbors these coding sequences:
- the LOC118491627 gene encoding uncharacterized protein LOC118491627, which yields MVAIQHPESRFALVNLPQFPSDKTPPSVLSTTVQASATLPRGASYSTVVRRVFPSRCHLSRAYASNIGGYKNEGFVEVLAAQQSPENPDWFQGNKMQATVVEKWYKRFAKFLVEKDCLIIKKVQDSSKYKYLDNTLKGTFTSKIIVTRCTNFSGALYAFSFSSFEVLTRCELSENTPVDIIGYIGFYFPIGDIEKKDGTKSKKITLQPKDLEQRTISLILWESYAEQMSDYLLTHQDETNVVIILHFGMFKTHEGLKINSFQVFL from the exons ATGGTTGCTATACAACACCCAGAGAGTCGGTTTGCCCTGGTTAATCTTCCTCAGTTCCCCTCCGATAAAACACCACCGTCGGTTCTATCCACCACCGTTCAGGCTTCAGCCACACTACCCCGCGGAGCCTCTTACTCCACCGTCGTTCGTCGAG TTTTTCCCTCACG CTGTCATCTGTCGCGTGCGTATGCAAGCAACATCGGTGGCTACAAGAATGAAGGCTTTGTTGAAGTTCTTGCAGCCCAACAAAGTCCTGAGAATCCCGACTGGTTCCAG gGAAACAAAATGCAAGCAACTGTAGTTGAAAAATGGTATAAACGGTTTGCAAAGTTTCTTGTGGAGAAGGATTGTTTGATTATTAAAAAAGTTCAAGATTCTTCAAAGTACAAATATCTTGACAATACACTCAAAGGAACCTTTACATCTAAAATCATAGTAACCCGTTGCACTAATTTTAGCGGTGCACTATATGCTTTTTCATTTTCAAGCTTTGAGGTGCTTACAAGATGTGAACTTTCTGAAAACACACCAGTTG ATATCATTGGCTATATTGGTTTTTACTTCCCAATTGGCGATATCGAGAAAAAAGATGGCACAAAGTCGAAGAAAATTACTCTTCAACCGAAAGATTTAGA GCAAAGAACTATAAGTTTAATTTTATGGGAGTCTTATGCCGAACAAATGTCAGATTATCTTTTGACACACCAAGACGAGACTAATGTGGTGATAATACTTCATTTTGGGATGTTCAAGACTCACGAGGGTTTGAAGATTAATTCTTTTCAAGTCTTCTTATAG